In Vitis vinifera cultivar Pinot Noir 40024 chromosome 4, ASM3070453v1, the genomic window TGTTTGACAAGTATCTGACCGGAAACCATTTTTTGAGACTTTCTTCCGACAACAAATTATTTCTTAAGCAAAATTTGAtgtgattcttttttttttttccagagtGTTCTCaataacaattgaaaaaataaaaaatattttgggaaCTTTTATATTGTACACACATGTATGGTACCTTCATGGCAAATAAGCCAAGAAAGCTGTTTTTCATGTTTGAGTTTCTGAACATAATTTTGTTATGAAAACAATTGAGAACCTGTATATAAGAAAtcttctcaaaaattgttttcaaaaacattgcCAAATGGGTCCCCTGTTGTTCATTCTCTTAGTATTTTCCATCTAATTGGGTGAAAGTTTTGTATTTCTGTCATGGTTAAGTAATTTCACAACCATTTCTGTAGTTTTACTTTCTACatcaaatttttgaagattCAATGTTCATGGTATGATTTTCACAATGATTTATTACATAATCAAAACTGTGATCACCTGAATAGTTGGAGCTCTTTGGACAGTCAAGTAAACCTGATGATGACACATGTTAACCTCTTTAAACAATTATATATGTCTTTTCACCAGTTGTCCTAGAGTTTCCATTCTTTCTGTACTATTTCCTCTTgttgtcaaacctataatcATCTCAAGGATTCTGGTCCTGTAGATAGtttctgaaatttttttgttcGTAATTGGACTTTGATTGCATATGCTGtatcattttgattttgatgatcaTTCGGTTTAAGgcaattctatttctttttaacGAGTCCAGGTTTGTCACAGCAAGTGCAAGCAGCAATGGAGAACATGCTTAAGATGATAAAGTAAGCTGATAATATGCATCAACTTTAGAAATAGTTGCTTCTCAGCCTTGACTTAATAACCATTAACCAATGGAGATAGGGCATGAGCCTTTGCTGAAAGCTTCTCCTGTTTCAGAGGGGAAAAAAATCTTAAGTGTATATTCACTTTCTTATCCTGTTTTGCTGATCTTTATCTTCCATTATCCATCATCTCTTCCTTGATAATTCTTCACAGTGAAGTTGATCAAAATTCTGCTGAAGTAATGGAAGAGATAGAGAAGTGCAAGGACTCTGCTCTTGAGAAGAAGAAACTCTTAGAGGAAGAGAAGGAACACTTTGAGAAAGCTGCTTATACTGTTTTAGATATGCTCAACAACAGTGATAGCAGATAAAAGCTGTAAGAGCTTACAATTTTCTATTGCTAGTCGTCACTGCTCTAACCAAATATGAGGCTTAGAGGATTATTCATAGTTCTTACAGACATGTAATAAGAGCTtataatattatcaaaatttacAGCTAGTGATGTTTCCCTTAATATTACTTATCATGCATCTTCAACTTTTAAAAGTGCAA contains:
- the LOC100268084 gene encoding uncharacterized protein LOC100268084; this encodes MEASKSTTAATSPSSTDLQLLLPPPELDSQLSSLIYGLSQQVQAAMENMLKMINEVDQNSAEVMEEIEKCKDSALEKKKLLEEEKEHFEKAAYTVLDMLNNSDSR